In a genomic window of Mucilaginibacter sp. KACC 22063:
- the gldG gene encoding gliding motility-associated ABC transporter substrate-binding protein GldG — MLTILKKEITLYLSSMVAYITIGVFLIVLGLFLWVFPDTSILEYGYASLESLFNTVPYLFMFLIPAITMRSLAEERREGTFELLATRPLTFGQIILGKYFACVLLVLFALLPTYVYYYSVSVLGNPQDNIDTGAVIGSYIGLFLLGSSFVAIGLFASALTKNQIIAFTIAVFLSFFVYSGFDSLSQLLSLQNVGIEQVGISAHYASVSRGVLDTRDLFYFIALTAFFILLALVTLKLQMQRKVFQPDTYIYAAIVVVAIIASCVGFTRIDFTKEKRFTLSDVSREMMDSLNTPVKVSVYLQGDKLPGSFKRLQRATGDMLSDMQAYSHGKLEFQFVDPLKGLNQQQQDESLKNMVDGGIEPTQLSVKTDDGLIQKLVIPAAVINVGDVQVPVNLLQRRIGLSDEEVLNNSIQNLEYAFSSGIKKALAGGRQQIGITEGHNELTNQQLDGAIKALSGNFVVGRLNLSQISLADLIKVKMLIIAKPDKPFNELQKFKLDQYVMHGGKVLWTIDQVSAELDSLRGHGGEQLAFPKQLNLDDQLFRYGVRINYDLIADLNCTQIPVTTGSMGGQPQIQMVPWLFYPLLMPISKHPIVKNLDGITTQFVSTIDTLHVKGIKETVLLTSSPYNNKVSAPHMLSLAAIEQEPDPKAFQSPPKNVAVLLEGKFISDFRNRSVPEGMKDQVMIMPESQPTKMIVISDGDILKNQVATDGSPYPLGYDHYNHQTYGNKNLLLNMVDYLTGDTRLITLRTKELQIRLLNRARVRNEKLYWQLVNNILPPALVLIFAIFQHYVRKRKYAH; from the coding sequence ATGCTCACCATACTAAAAAAAGAAATAACACTCTATCTAAGCTCAATGGTGGCATATATTACCATTGGCGTGTTCCTTATTGTACTTGGGTTATTTCTGTGGGTATTCCCAGATACAAGCATATTAGAATACGGCTATGCAAGTTTAGAAAGCCTTTTTAACACCGTCCCTTACCTGTTTATGTTTCTTATCCCCGCCATTACCATGCGGTCACTGGCAGAGGAACGGCGGGAAGGAACGTTTGAGCTGTTAGCTACCCGCCCGCTTACTTTCGGGCAGATCATCCTTGGTAAATACTTTGCCTGTGTGCTACTGGTACTGTTTGCCCTGTTGCCAACGTATGTCTATTACTATTCGGTAAGTGTATTAGGTAATCCGCAGGACAATATAGATACCGGGGCTGTTATTGGTTCATACATCGGGTTATTCTTATTAGGCTCATCCTTCGTTGCTATAGGTTTGTTTGCTTCTGCCCTAACCAAAAACCAGATCATTGCATTCACTATCGCTGTATTTCTGTCGTTCTTTGTTTACAGCGGATTCGATTCATTAAGCCAGTTACTCTCTTTACAGAATGTTGGCATAGAGCAGGTTGGCATCAGTGCACACTATGCTTCGGTAAGCCGTGGCGTATTGGATACCCGCGACTTGTTCTACTTTATAGCCTTAACGGCATTCTTTATCCTGCTGGCACTGGTAACACTCAAATTACAAATGCAGCGAAAGGTGTTTCAGCCCGATACTTATATCTATGCCGCAATTGTAGTTGTGGCCATTATTGCTTCTTGCGTTGGGTTTACCCGTATCGATTTTACCAAAGAAAAGCGCTTTACCTTATCTGATGTAAGCCGTGAGATGATGGATAGCCTGAACACGCCTGTTAAAGTTTCGGTCTACCTGCAAGGCGACAAACTACCTGGCAGTTTTAAACGTTTACAACGCGCCACAGGCGATATGCTAAGCGACATGCAGGCATACAGTCATGGCAAACTGGAATTTCAGTTTGTTGACCCATTAAAAGGATTAAACCAACAGCAACAGGACGAAAGCCTTAAAAATATGGTTGATGGTGGTATTGAACCCACGCAGCTTTCAGTTAAAACAGATGATGGCCTGATCCAAAAGCTGGTTATTCCTGCCGCAGTAATCAACGTTGGCGATGTGCAAGTGCCGGTTAACCTACTGCAACGCCGCATCGGGTTATCAGACGAAGAAGTATTGAACAATTCTATTCAAAACCTTGAGTATGCCTTTTCGTCAGGAATTAAAAAGGCACTTGCAGGTGGCCGGCAGCAAATTGGCATCACAGAAGGGCATAACGAGTTAACCAACCAGCAGCTGGATGGCGCAATTAAAGCTTTGTCAGGCAACTTTGTTGTGGGCCGGCTTAATCTTTCTCAAATTTCATTGGCTGACCTGATCAAAGTTAAAATGCTGATCATTGCCAAACCCGATAAGCCATTTAATGAACTGCAAAAATTTAAGCTGGACCAATATGTTATGCATGGCGGCAAAGTACTGTGGACTATTGACCAGGTAAGCGCCGAGCTCGACAGCCTGCGCGGACACGGTGGCGAACAACTGGCCTTCCCTAAGCAGCTTAATTTGGATGATCAGCTTTTCCGCTATGGGGTGCGCATCAATTACGACCTGATTGCCGATTTAAACTGCACACAAATACCGGTGACTACAGGCAGTATGGGCGGCCAGCCACAAATACAAATGGTGCCCTGGTTATTTTATCCTTTATTGATGCCGATTTCAAAACATCCTATAGTAAAAAATCTGGATGGTATTACAACACAGTTTGTAAGTACAATTGACACCTTACATGTTAAGGGAATTAAAGAAACCGTATTGCTTACCTCATCCCCGTACAACAACAAGGTTTCCGCACCTCACATGCTTTCGTTAGCTGCCATTGAGCAGGAGCCCGACCCAAAAGCTTTTCAAAGCCCACCTAAAAATGTAGCAGTTTTATTAGAGGGTAAGTTTATATCCGATTTCAGAAACAGGTCTGTACCCGAGGGCATGAAAGATCAGGTGATGATTATGCCCGAAAGCCAGCCGACTAAGATGATCGTGATCAGTGATGGAGATATTCTAAAGAACCAGGTTGCAACAGATGGTTCGCCTTATCCTTTAGGTTATGACCATTATAATCATCAAACTTATGGCAATAAAAACCTATTGCTAAACATGGTGGATTATCTTACCGGCGACACCCGTTTAATCACCTTGCGCACCAAAGAATTGCAGATAAGATTACTAAACCGGGCACGTGTACGTAACGAAAAATTATACTGGCAATTGGTTAATAATATACTGCCCCCGGCCCTTGTGTTAATATTTGCTATTTTTCAACATTATGTGAGAAAGCGCAAGTATGCACATTAA
- the pheT gene encoding phenylalanine--tRNA ligase subunit beta — MKISYNWLKEFLPETIGNSKTPAEISQILTSTGLEVESLEKVQAIPGGLEGLVIGYVKDCAQHPNADRLRVTHVDVGTGEDLQIVCGAPNVAAGQKVVVATVGTTVHPLQGEPFKINKSKIRGEVSEGMICAEDEIGLGESHAGIMVLPEDVTVGTLAKDYFNLNDDYLFEIGLTPNRADAASHLGSARDIAAYLRTHIIKPDVSAFAVDNNELTIPVDVESKACIRYSSLTISGVTVQDSPQWLKDRLAVIGVRSINNVVDITNYVLHELGQPLHAFDADAITGNMVVVKTCAEGTPFVTLDGVERKLSADDLMICNNTEPMCIAGVFGGATSGVSDKTTKVFLESAYFNPVSVRKTSKRHGLKTDASFRFERGTDPDITVFALKRAAMLIKEVAGGTITSDISDIYPAKAEPFQVSFSYKNAVRVIGKDIPASEMKAIIESLDIKVEEESAEGLQLSVPAYRVDVTREVDVIEEVLRIYGLNNIEIPTQIRASLNTSVKPEKDTVQRIISELLTANGFNEMLANSLTASAYATDMDSAVKILNPLSSDLDIMRQTLLYSGLEAIAYNQNRKNADLKFYEFGKVYGVKEDKYTEVRQISVFISGNGNAEQWNQKPQAVSFYSLKGIVDELIDRLNLKDYVIEDISDDELAYGLQYNFRGSKQLVKFGAVSAAALKKADVDSEVFYAVFNFDLILQLVQKNTIVYQEVSKFPAVRRDLSMLVDKAVTFNQLKQIAQKTERKLLKDVGVFDVYQGDKLPAGKKSYALSFVIQDEDKTLTDKAIDGIMQKLIYNLGKEAGAEIRK, encoded by the coding sequence GTGAAGATATCATATAACTGGCTTAAAGAATTTCTCCCGGAAACTATCGGGAACAGTAAAACTCCTGCCGAAATTTCGCAGATACTTACCAGCACCGGCCTCGAGGTAGAAAGCCTTGAAAAAGTGCAGGCTATACCCGGCGGATTGGAAGGCCTGGTAATTGGTTATGTTAAAGATTGTGCACAGCACCCTAACGCCGACCGTCTGCGTGTTACGCACGTTGATGTAGGCACAGGCGAAGACCTGCAGATTGTTTGCGGCGCACCCAATGTTGCTGCCGGGCAAAAAGTAGTTGTGGCTACCGTAGGCACAACCGTGCATCCATTACAGGGCGAGCCTTTTAAAATTAATAAATCAAAGATAAGAGGAGAAGTTTCTGAAGGGATGATCTGTGCCGAAGATGAGATTGGCCTTGGCGAATCGCATGCAGGTATTATGGTTTTGCCAGAGGATGTAACAGTAGGCACTTTAGCTAAGGATTACTTTAACCTTAACGACGATTACCTTTTTGAGATTGGCCTTACACCTAATCGTGCCGATGCCGCATCACATTTAGGCAGTGCCCGTGATATTGCCGCATACCTGCGTACGCACATCATTAAGCCTGATGTAAGCGCTTTTGCTGTTGATAATAATGAGTTGACCATACCTGTTGATGTAGAAAGTAAGGCTTGTATCCGCTACAGCAGCTTGACTATCTCTGGTGTTACCGTGCAGGATTCGCCGCAATGGTTGAAAGACCGTTTGGCGGTTATCGGTGTACGTTCTATTAATAATGTGGTTGATATTACCAACTATGTTCTGCATGAGTTGGGCCAGCCTTTGCATGCTTTTGATGCCGATGCGATCACCGGTAACATGGTAGTGGTTAAAACCTGCGCCGAAGGAACGCCTTTTGTAACGCTTGATGGAGTTGAACGCAAACTCAGCGCAGATGATCTGATGATCTGTAACAATACCGAGCCAATGTGTATTGCCGGTGTATTTGGCGGTGCAACATCAGGCGTTAGCGATAAAACGACCAAGGTGTTTTTAGAGAGCGCTTATTTTAACCCGGTTTCTGTACGTAAAACTTCTAAAAGGCATGGTTTAAAAACCGATGCTTCTTTCAGGTTTGAGCGTGGCACCGATCCGGATATTACCGTATTTGCGCTTAAACGTGCTGCCATGCTGATTAAAGAAGTAGCAGGCGGTACTATAACATCTGATATATCTGATATTTACCCGGCTAAGGCAGAGCCTTTTCAGGTATCGTTCAGCTATAAAAATGCGGTCAGGGTGATCGGCAAAGATATCCCGGCATCAGAAATGAAAGCGATTATCGAATCGCTGGATATTAAGGTAGAAGAGGAATCTGCCGAAGGCTTGCAATTATCTGTACCTGCTTACCGTGTAGATGTTACCCGCGAGGTTGACGTTATTGAAGAAGTGTTGCGTATCTATGGCTTAAATAATATCGAGATACCTACGCAGATACGTGCTTCATTAAATACATCGGTAAAGCCGGAGAAGGATACTGTACAGCGTATTATTTCAGAACTGCTTACGGCTAATGGCTTTAACGAAATGCTGGCCAATTCGCTTACGGCATCTGCCTACGCAACGGATATGGATAGCGCTGTTAAGATCCTAAATCCGCTGAGCAGCGATTTGGATATTATGCGCCAAACCCTGTTGTATTCAGGTTTGGAAGCTATCGCTTATAATCAGAACCGTAAAAATGCCGACCTTAAGTTTTATGAGTTCGGTAAAGTTTACGGAGTTAAGGAAGATAAATATACCGAAGTACGTCAGATCTCTGTTTTTATCAGCGGAAATGGCAATGCCGAGCAGTGGAACCAAAAGCCACAGGCAGTTTCATTTTACAGTTTAAAGGGTATTGTCGACGAACTGATAGACAGGCTTAACCTGAAAGATTATGTGATTGAGGATATTAGCGATGATGAACTGGCTTACGGACTTCAATACAATTTCCGCGGAAGTAAGCAATTGGTGAAATTTGGTGCAGTAAGTGCTGCTGCGCTTAAAAAGGCCGATGTGGATAGCGAAGTTTTTTACGCGGTGTTTAACTTCGACCTGATTTTACAGTTGGTGCAAAAGAATACCATTGTGTACCAAGAGGTATCAAAGTTCCCTGCCGTACGCCGCGATTTATCAATGCTGGTAGATAAAGCGGTTACTTTTAACCAGTTGAAACAGATTGCCCAAAAAACAGAACGCAAGCTATTGAAAGATGTAGGTGTGTTTGATGTTTACCAGGGTGATAAACTACCTGCCGGTAAAAAGTCTTATGCGTTAAGCTTTGTTATACAAGATGAAGACAAAACTTTAACCGATAAGGCGATTGATGGCATAATGCAAAAATTAATTTATAACTTAGGAAAAGAAGCAGGAGCGGAGATAAGAAAGTAG
- a CDS encoding ATP-binding cassette domain-containing protein — MSIRVEELTKIYGEQKAVNSISFTAERGVTGFLGPNGAGKSTTMKILTGFIPQTSGKATVAGFDVSTQSFDARKHIGYLPESNPLYLDMYVKESLTFVAGIHQIPSPAERIAEVIELTGLTPEQHKKVGQLSKGYRQRVGLAQAILHDPQVLILDEPTSGLDPNQLIGIRQLITELGKSKTIILSTHIMQEVEAVCDRVIIINRGNIVANNSLIQLRANHDGQSLENIFIKLTNQPQPVQ; from the coding sequence ATGAGTATCCGGGTTGAGGAATTAACAAAAATTTATGGCGAGCAAAAAGCCGTTAACAGTATAAGCTTTACGGCAGAACGTGGAGTAACGGGTTTCCTGGGGCCAAACGGCGCAGGTAAGTCCACTACCATGAAGATACTTACTGGTTTTATACCGCAAACTTCGGGCAAAGCTACCGTTGCCGGTTTTGATGTCAGCACCCAGTCGTTCGACGCACGAAAACATATTGGCTACCTGCCCGAAAGCAACCCGCTGTATTTGGATATGTATGTAAAAGAATCGCTGACATTTGTAGCGGGCATACACCAGATCCCATCCCCTGCTGAACGTATTGCCGAAGTAATTGAGTTGACAGGCTTAACGCCCGAACAGCACAAAAAAGTAGGGCAGCTTTCAAAAGGCTATCGCCAGCGTGTGGGTTTGGCACAAGCCATACTGCATGATCCGCAGGTACTGATCCTGGATGAGCCAACATCCGGACTGGATCCAAATCAGCTTATTGGAATACGCCAGTTAATCACAGAACTGGGCAAAAGCAAAACCATTATCCTCTCGACCCATATTATGCAGGAAGTTGAGGCCGTTTGCGACCGCGTTATCATTATTAATCGCGGGAACATTGTAGCCAATAACAGCCTTATCCAATTACGTGCCAATCACGACGGCCAATCGCTCGAAAACATATTTATTAAACTTACCAACCAGCCGCAACCTGTACAATAA
- a CDS encoding AI-2E family transporter: MPVREYPFYLKSTVILFGLILFIYALSMLGDILVPLAFALLIATLLNPLCNWLQQRRIPKVAAIIISLLLAFITVAAILYFMSSQMISFSASLPAIKQKFGELITDLEGWVYAHFGIETQKQVAFIKNALNGSNKLVGRTLGTLLGTLSIVFLIPVYTFMILFYKTLIVNFLYEVFSEENSARVAEILKETKSAIQSYIVGLLIEMVIVAILNSIALMLLGVKYGILLGVIGAILNVLPYIGGLIAIALPVLMATITKDGYSTQLGIVIAYIIIQFIDNNIVFPRVVSFKVQINALISIVIVLLGNALWGIAGMFLSVPFVAVLKIIFDRIDDLKPWGKLLGDRVPTRHLGEIWYRRRNRVSLSEQIVQGK, translated from the coding sequence ATGCCAGTCAGAGAGTACCCCTTTTATCTTAAGTCAACCGTAATCTTATTCGGTTTAATCTTATTTATATATGCCTTAAGCATGCTTGGCGATATATTAGTGCCTTTAGCATTTGCGTTACTCATAGCTACTTTACTTAATCCGCTTTGTAACTGGTTGCAGCAGCGCCGCATTCCAAAAGTTGCAGCTATTATTATTTCGCTATTGTTGGCATTTATTACTGTTGCAGCCATATTGTATTTTATGTCGTCGCAGATGATCTCATTCAGCGCATCGCTGCCGGCTATTAAACAAAAGTTCGGTGAATTGATCACAGACCTGGAGGGATGGGTTTACGCGCATTTTGGTATAGAAACACAAAAGCAGGTAGCATTTATAAAAAACGCACTTAACGGAAGTAATAAACTTGTTGGCCGTACACTGGGTACATTGTTGGGTACTTTGAGCATCGTATTCCTGATACCGGTTTACACCTTCATGATCTTGTTTTATAAAACCCTTATTGTTAATTTTCTTTACGAAGTGTTTTCAGAAGAAAACTCGGCACGGGTAGCGGAGATCCTTAAAGAAACCAAGTCGGCCATACAAAGCTACATTGTGGGTTTACTGATAGAAATGGTAATCGTAGCCATCCTGAATTCTATTGCTTTGATGTTGCTGGGCGTTAAGTATGGCATATTGCTTGGTGTAATCGGGGCTATATTAAATGTGTTGCCTTACATTGGGGGGCTAATTGCCATTGCCTTGCCGGTACTTATGGCTACTATCACCAAAGATGGCTATTCAACCCAATTGGGTATTGTTATCGCCTATATCATTATACAGTTCATTGATAACAATATTGTTTTCCCGAGGGTGGTATCTTTTAAGGTGCAGATCAATGCCTTGATATCAATCGTAATCGTATTGTTGGGAAACGCTTTGTGGGGTATTGCAGGTATGTTTTTATCTGTGCCTTTTGTAGCGGTTTTAAAAATTATTTTTGACCGTATAGATGATCTTAAACCGTGGGGCAAACTGCTTGGCGACCGTGTGCCTACGCGGCATTTAGGAGAGATATGGTACAGAAGAAGGAACAGGGTTAGCTTGTCTGAACAAATTGTGCAAGGAAAGTAA
- a CDS encoding M16 family metallopeptidase: MTKTFMKRLGLCAAGVLSVLMVKAQPRLPEGYFWKTLPNGLQVVVIENSKVPLTTIEIAVKNGAYTEGPEYSGLSHLFEHMFFKANKDYPDQASFLKRTQELGAIWNGTTDVERVNYFFTFDKDSLNAGLKFMNAAIRFPIYREEDMKKERPVVDGEFQRAESSPGFQIWYEMQKHLWGDLITRKNPIGIHEIINTATPEKMMIIKGKYYVPNNSLLTICGDVKHDQAFAMAENIFGSWESTGEDPHKKYPIPDFKPLTKTEYFIKESSIAQAPYMLFSWQGAAFKTDSASTIAADVYSTILGLNSSKLTQALVDKGLATAVSFGEGTTHYTSEADLYILPNPNKLKECYDEVMHQISMFGNADYYTDEQLKDAKAILLRNSIRAKEKPSSLPSQLSAQWCSTSLNYFTDLDSNYQKVTRADIDRYVKTYLVGKPMVAGMILKPELSKQTNAATFFVAK, from the coding sequence ATGACCAAAACCTTTATGAAACGCCTTGGCCTTTGTGCCGCAGGTGTACTGTCTGTGCTGATGGTTAAAGCACAACCCCGCCTGCCAGAAGGCTATTTCTGGAAAACACTTCCTAATGGCCTGCAGGTAGTAGTTATTGAGAACTCAAAAGTGCCGCTTACTACCATTGAAATTGCGGTTAAAAACGGCGCATACACCGAAGGCCCTGAGTACAGCGGCCTTTCTCACTTGTTTGAGCACATGTTTTTTAAAGCCAACAAAGACTATCCTGACCAGGCTTCGTTTTTAAAACGTACGCAAGAGCTTGGTGCTATCTGGAACGGCACCACCGACGTTGAACGTGTAAATTATTTTTTCACTTTCGATAAAGACAGCCTTAATGCAGGTTTAAAATTCATGAACGCTGCTATCCGTTTCCCGATCTATCGCGAAGAGGATATGAAAAAAGAACGACCGGTTGTTGACGGCGAGTTTCAGCGTGCAGAAAGCAGCCCCGGTTTCCAGATCTGGTATGAAATGCAGAAACACCTTTGGGGCGACCTGATCACCCGCAAAAATCCTATCGGTATCCACGAGATCATTAACACCGCTACCCCAGAAAAAATGATGATCATCAAAGGCAAGTACTATGTACCTAATAATAGCTTGCTTACCATTTGTGGTGATGTTAAACACGATCAGGCTTTTGCCATGGCTGAAAATATTTTTGGCAGCTGGGAAAGCACCGGAGAAGATCCCCATAAAAAATACCCGATCCCTGATTTTAAGCCGCTTACAAAAACGGAATACTTTATAAAAGAATCGTCAATTGCGCAAGCTCCTTATATGCTGTTCTCATGGCAGGGCGCTGCCTTCAAAACAGATTCGGCATCAACCATTGCTGCTGATGTTTACAGCACCATTTTAGGTTTAAACTCATCAAAACTGACCCAGGCTTTAGTTGACAAAGGCTTGGCAACAGCAGTATCATTTGGCGAAGGCACCACGCATTACACCAGCGAAGCTGATCTTTATATTTTACCTAACCCTAACAAATTGAAAGAGTGCTATGACGAGGTGATGCACCAGATCAGTATGTTTGGTAACGCTGATTATTATACTGATGAGCAGCTTAAAGATGCAAAGGCGATATTACTGCGTAACAGCATTCGCGCAAAAGAGAAACCATCATCATTACCAAGCCAGTTAAGCGCACAATGGTGCAGTACTTCTCTTAACTATTTTACAGACCTTGACAGTAACTACCAGAAAGTTACCCGTGCCGATATCGATCGTTATGTAAAAACTTACCTGGTTGGCAAGCCAATGGTTGCCGGTATGATACTGAAACCTGAACTAAGCAAACAAACTAACGCGGCAACATTTTTCGTAGCCAAATAA
- a CDS encoding glycine--tRNA ligase, with protein sequence MSKTTDELFKNVIAHAKEYGFVFPSSEIYDGLSAVYDYGQFGAELKNNIKTYWWKSMVQMNQNIVGIDSAIFMHPKIWEASGHVGGFNDPMIDNKDSKKRYRADQLLEDKIARYDTDGKTDKAELLQKDLDEALKADDLTRLRDLIIEHEIACPVSGTRNWTDVRQFNLMFSTQMGAVADDADVIYLRPETAQGIFVNFLNVQKSGRMKIPFGIAQIGKAFRNEVIARQFIIRMREFEQMEMQFFVRPGTEMEWYKHWKEARLKWHLALGTDQAKYRYHDHTKLAHYANAAVDIEYQFPFGFKEVEGIHSRTDFDLSQHQKFSGKKMQYFDPEINQNYVPYVIETSIGLDRMFLLTLINAYEEEDLSTAEKQDSRTVLRLHPCLAPVKAAIFPLTKKDGLPEKAREIMESLQLDFILQYEEKDAIGKRYRRQDAIGTPFCITVDHQTLEDNTVTLRHRDTMAQERVPADQLDKIIGDLVSWKNLLKA encoded by the coding sequence ATGAGCAAAACAACCGACGAATTATTTAAGAATGTGATTGCCCATGCCAAAGAGTATGGCTTTGTGTTCCCGTCAAGCGAAATATATGATGGCCTTAGCGCCGTTTATGATTATGGCCAGTTTGGTGCCGAATTGAAAAATAATATCAAAACTTACTGGTGGAAATCAATGGTTCAAATGAATCAGAACATTGTAGGTATTGATTCTGCCATATTTATGCATCCTAAGATATGGGAAGCAAGCGGCCATGTAGGCGGCTTTAACGATCCCATGATCGATAATAAGGATTCGAAAAAACGTTACCGCGCCGATCAGTTGTTAGAAGACAAGATCGCTCGTTACGATACCGACGGTAAAACCGATAAAGCAGAGCTTTTACAAAAGGATCTTGACGAAGCTTTAAAGGCTGACGACCTGACCCGTTTACGCGACCTGATTATTGAGCACGAAATTGCCTGCCCGGTAAGCGGTACCCGCAACTGGACAGACGTTCGCCAGTTTAACCTGATGTTCAGTACACAGATGGGGGCCGTTGCTGATGATGCAGATGTGATTTACCTGCGCCCCGAAACTGCCCAGGGTATATTTGTCAACTTCCTGAACGTGCAAAAGTCTGGCCGTATGAAAATACCTTTCGGTATCGCACAAATCGGTAAAGCCTTCCGTAACGAAGTAATTGCCCGCCAGTTCATTATCCGTATGCGTGAGTTTGAGCAGATGGAAATGCAGTTCTTCGTTCGCCCTGGTACAGAAATGGAATGGTATAAGCACTGGAAAGAAGCCCGCTTAAAATGGCATCTTGCATTAGGTACCGATCAGGCTAAATACCGTTACCACGACCATACCAAGCTTGCGCATTATGCCAACGCTGCGGTGGATATCGAGTATCAGTTTCCATTCGGCTTTAAAGAGGTAGAAGGTATCCACAGCCGTACGGATTTCGATTTAAGCCAGCATCAAAAATTCTCAGGTAAAAAAATGCAATATTTTGATCCGGAGATTAATCAGAATTATGTGCCTTACGTGATCGAAACCTCTATAGGTTTAGACCGGATGTTTCTGCTTACACTGATCAATGCTTACGAAGAAGAAGACCTGAGCACTGCTGAAAAACAGGATAGCCGTACCGTATTGCGCTTGCACCCTTGCCTTGCACCGGTTAAGGCAGCTATATTCCCGCTTACTAAAAAAGACGGTTTGCCAGAGAAAGCGCGCGAGATCATGGAATCATTACAACTTGATTTCATCCTGCAATACGAAGAAAAAGATGCTATTGGTAAACGTTATCGCCGCCAGGATGCTATTGGTACACCTTTCTGTATCACGGTAGATCATCAAACGCTGGAAGATAATACCGTAACACTTCGTCACCGTGATACCATGGCACAAGAGCGTGTCCCTGCCGACCAGTTAGATAAAATTATCGGCGACCTGGTAAGCTGGAAGAATTTGCTGAAAGCTTAA
- a CDS encoding M16 family metallopeptidase, giving the protein MKKKILMLLVAATLYNLKPAMAQKPAYEMMVEGVKVIVQPSGNGIVDIQTAIKGGVQNYPADKQGIESLTMNCLTECGTTKHDKNTFKNMLDKVSAQVYSSTYKDYSVLSMNCIKTDFDTVWPLYVEALKDPAFDPKEFARVKQDAITALQANESQPDASINTYANKVAFAGRDYAKNPNGTAEIMKTLTLEDVKNYYKSVFLKSRLTIVIVADLDKSEIESKVKALLTGVKAGSPYQLKKSFFRVYKNTFASEPKELATNYIVGITSGPEPGTPDYDAFLVAMRIFYDRHFLEVRTNNGLSYAPGATFNNGSLSYAKFTVSTTQPDKYISVFDQLVDKVKHQGFTNDEVKNMKATYLTSFYYKQETNGAQASSMLSNEVIHNNWKRSLTLADDVKKLTTNQVSDAFRKYIGNIVWVYQGDTKKVNPLLYTNGTLNKADNPVSH; this is encoded by the coding sequence ATGAAAAAGAAAATATTGATGCTGCTGGTAGCAGCAACCCTATATAACCTGAAGCCAGCTATGGCCCAGAAACCAGCGTACGAAATGATGGTTGAAGGGGTTAAAGTGATTGTACAGCCAAGCGGCAACGGCATTGTAGATATACAAACAGCTATAAAAGGTGGTGTACAGAATTACCCTGCCGATAAACAGGGCATTGAATCATTGACCATGAACTGCCTTACCGAATGCGGCACCACCAAGCATGATAAAAACACGTTTAAAAACATGCTTGATAAGGTAAGCGCACAGGTTTACAGCAGTACTTATAAAGATTATTCGGTATTAAGCATGAACTGTATCAAAACCGATTTTGATACAGTTTGGCCGCTGTATGTTGAAGCTTTAAAAGACCCTGCTTTTGATCCTAAGGAATTTGCCCGTGTAAAGCAGGATGCTATTACTGCGCTTCAGGCCAATGAATCACAGCCAGATGCCTCTATCAATACTTACGCAAATAAGGTAGCTTTTGCAGGCCGGGATTACGCTAAAAACCCTAACGGTACTGCAGAGATCATGAAAACACTTACGCTGGAAGATGTAAAAAACTACTATAAATCGGTGTTTTTAAAATCCCGCCTCACAATTGTTATTGTTGCCGATCTGGACAAATCTGAGATCGAAAGCAAGGTAAAAGCACTTTTAACCGGTGTTAAAGCAGGCTCGCCTTACCAGCTTAAAAAATCATTTTTCAGAGTGTACAAAAACACCTTCGCATCAGAGCCTAAAGAATTAGCTACTAATTACATTGTTGGTATTACCAGCGGACCAGAGCCGGGCACACCTGATTATGATGCTTTCCTGGTAGCTATGCGTATATTTTATGACCGCCATTTCCTGGAAGTACGTACCAACAACGGCCTTTCTTATGCCCCAGGTGCTACTTTTAACAACGGCAGCCTATCTTATGCTAAATTTACTGTATCAACTACTCAACCCGACAAATACATCAGTGTATTTGACCAACTGGTTGATAAAGTAAAACACCAGGGCTTTACCAATGATGAGGTAAAAAACATGAAAGCCACTTACCTTACCAGCTTCTATTACAAACAAGAAACCAACGGTGCGCAAGCCAGTTCAATGCTTTCAAACGAGGTTATTCATAATAACTGGAAAAGGTCATTAACCCTTGCTGATGATGTAAAGAAATTGACCACTAACCAGGTGAGCGATGCTTTCCGTAAATATATTGGCAACATTGTTTGGGTTTACCAGGGCGATACCAAAAAAGTTAACCCGTTATTATATACCAATGGCACACTAAATAAAGCAGATAATCCTGTGAGCCATTAA